TTGAATCTGAGTCCTGCAATGCATCTTATGGCTTTTTTCTGCCATAGAAACACTCTGCTGGCAGAAGAGCAGTTGCCCCATAAACGGAGACCATAATTTAAATGTGAATGGAAGAGACCGTAGTATGCCATCATCAAAACTCCAGGGCTGACTGATAGTTTAAGTTTACGTAGAAGAAAGGTGACTCTTGAtagttttttacaaaaaaactcGATATGGTCTTCCCAGCATAGCTTACTGTCCAGCATTAAGCCCAGCAATTTGACCGGCTTCGTGTAGTTTTTTAGGCTAGGATCTATTCTGCTCTTCAAggaaaataatatcctctcagTTTTGGTCTCATTAAGACGGAGGCTGTTGGCATTGTACCATATTTTTGAGGTTTTTGTTGAAACGTCAAGGTCATGAATAAGATTTTCCGCATTCGCACCAGAATTGAGAATTGTAGTGTCGTCGgcatacaatattgaaaagcaTGGTATATTACAACTGAAATCATTTACGAACACTAGAAATAAAAACGGCCCCAAAACAGACCCTTGAGGGACGCCTGTTTTCACGGCTTTTGGGCTAGATAGTTTATTATTTACTTTTACCACCTGTTGTCTATTGCTCAAGAAGCTTTGAATCAGAGTCAGCTCGCTACCTTCAATACCATAGTATCTCaacttttcaaacaatattgaatgtgaCATGGAGTCAAACGCACGACTCAGGTCCAGTGATCACCAGCAACCATACATTGGCTTTCAAAGCTCTCAAGAATGTAGTTGACAACCTTTTCAATCGCCATAGTTGTTGAATGATTTGGtctaaatccaaattgattgGGGTTGAgcaaattattttctacaaagTACTCATACAGCTGTTTCAGTAGACATGCCTCAATGATTTTACCTACGATCGAGACTATTGCTATTGGTCTGTAGCTTTCTGGCAGTTCCTTTTCACCTTTTTTATAGATTGGATTTATTATCGACATTTTCAAGCATTCAGGAAAAGCTCCAAGTatcataatcaaattaattacacatgTCAGTGGACGGAGAATCGAATCGATAATGTTCTTCACCGTATAATTTGAAAGACCAAAGGTATCCTCACTTCTTGAGGAACTGAGATTTCCCACTATGGACTTCACCGTTTCAATGTCAACCTCTTTCCATGCAAATCTTGGTGCAGccacattttttaaattgatgagattACATTTTTCCAGCATATCTTCCATTGTAACTGATGTAGAGATAGACATATCCTGAGCAATagacataacaatatacatcaatggatttgaaatgacagtggctacattaattatttggctcattttcctttaaaactacttgtttcgaagttaatcgaagaaaacaaaaaaaatcaaatcacgaaccccctaaatttttacatatatattattttatcaagaaaactgtcaattttattggaaaaatgaatataactaatattgtagtccataatgtaacgaatcgaatggcatataatagaactgtttccgatcaatggttacagagataattgatttcccgtgtttacctgcatttttcctgttttagggggctggggcggaaagctctaaggggatttcttgggacttttgggagaatgaccctctgggagggttctatcgatggtgggaaattcagcttttatttaattttcggatcgaaactgcttttttggaccttcattgactggactacaagCTTTCATACAAACTTACAATTCATCAGATTAGTTTATTCATAACATTTACATCGTAAAAAATGTAACAGCTAAAACTTCAAGTTCATAACGTGCATACAACATAAAAATACAATGAATCATCGAATGTAaagaatttataggttatgtgcttCAGCCGCAGGTCTCCAGTCACGACTAAGGAATTGCAAATTTACATTAccagaaatattattgaaaaataataatggacATAGTAACCTTGCCTGATGCCTGAGAGATTATTATTAGAagttaaaaatatcaataaatttcttGATAATCATTTTGTGCTTCCTTTCAAACCTATGTACGAGGGTAGGCTGATAAGTAATGCACACATTACACATGCTTGTAGAGCACAAACCAAATAACCCTCAGAAGCGAGCCTGGTGGCATGTGCAAGTTCTATTCATCCTCTACACGGCTGCATAGTTTGAAGGCGCTGTGTTCATCGTTtggtttggttagtgaaagtATGGCGTCGTGTTCTAGTGTTATGTAAACGCGAATTAGATAACGCGCTGTaatcgaatttttaattgctgaGAAAGTGAATTCTAGTGTGATTCATTGTCGTTTAGAGGCCGTTTAATTCTTGATTCTTTTCAATGATAATCTAAGATTTaagatatcaatttattcagcTCTATACATCACACATGTAATACATGTTTACAGTAAAAACATAAccaattttttggacattttattaatttatcaaaatttgggaatggaatagatttgggctaagcctgttgttccttcctaatcatatttatatgatttgtgattctgtccacgaataaataaataaaaaaaaatacaataaacagtTGAACATCGTCACAGggattaattcaaaaataagcCACAGAAAGAAACCATACAACAGTGAAATATGGAAATTGGATAAAATTAAACCGATGTAATTAATGCAATGCGCTTAATTAATGATTACGCTGGTATGGACATGTAAATAGACGTTCACCCAATCATATGACAAGGAAAGTACTTTATATGGAGACACAGCCGAGGGGCAGAGGCAGACCCCGTCTCACATGGCTAGGTTTAGTTCATAAATATATGAAGCGGTTGTACCTGACAAATCAGACGACCCAGGATCGTTCGAACTGGAAACTTAGGTCATAGAGAGCCGACcccaaataatgggaaaaaggcaaggaggaagaagaatactTGTATTTAAACAATCTGTAAGTGCTAATATACAACTTATAAGTGCCAATATCTACTGGCTATCACAAAAATCGATAACTATAGTAAGCCTTTGCAACAAGAAAGCTGTATAAACTACTTTTGAAGATCCTTATTGACTTGGATTCTAAGTAGGCAggcaatttattgtataactTAGCACCAGTGTAAGAAGGTATTTACTTATAAAGTTTTAACCTATGCTGTCTCAAAGCTATATTGTTGCTACTTCTAGTGTTATGATTGTGTACTTCTGCATTCGTGACCAGTTTCGAGATATGGTTTTGGGTGAAAATTAATAgtttgtataattatataaatagaagGTAAGGTGAGaacattcaaagaaataaatGCCTCTCTACAAGATTCATCTTGTAGAGTTACAGCTCTTTTTTGCAGTTTGAAAACCCTTAGGCATTAGTTTGCCTTACttacttgggacacacaataagctccggttgacgtgtggggtacTTTGAGCCTTTGGAACCATTAAACCGTCCCTTCAAACATAacataaaataacataattcATATGATatgttttgttatattataacATGATACGGTTGTCAGAAAAggaaatattgaattcaacaaaagGTTGGTGATTACATTGAGCTCTACCAGCTTGACAAGTTCCAAGTCTTGTTTTGCAtcgaaaataattgaaaacaaatgGTCAACAAAACTATCTAGTGATAATGGTGTCTCTGTTTAGCTGTACCAGTTTGTTGAATAACGAGTCTGTCTGTGCAGTGCACACGGCCGTCTGAACTCCTGACCTCGCTCGTTGACCCACTTATTAGTGACCCACTTGCATCCGACGAGGACAGGACAGGCGGCATGCATAGTTGCCAAGTCTCCCTCTCCACTCAGATGCATGTTGTACCAGACTAGCGCTGTTCCCTTCTTCGGCTGAACGGTCACATTTAGGTATGGGAACACTGTGGCCCCACCCTGTGCCACGTCACTCATATACGACAACACCGTAGCTACTCTATTCCCATCGCGTATATTGTCCCCGTAAATCACTATGTTCCTATGTGGTCCTTGGGCAAAGTCCCAATGTGGCTTGTAGTAACCTCCTATGCCGTAGTTGACAACATGTAGTAATGGTGAGTAGGCCATGGTAAGTGAGGTCATCATCTCGATACGCCGGTTCAGTCGCTCGATGGATGGGTGTTCGGCAAAGAGCAGAACTGCTGACTTGCTAATCCTATGGCTGACTGGAATCACGACGGCTCTCTTAGATGCCCTGACAGTAGCACGTTGTAACCTAGGCAAAGCCAATTTCTTGATGACATCTATCTCGCCGTCGTAGATGACGTCACGATACAAAACTATCCTCGGGTCTAGATAGGCCTCTTCCTCTTTCAACGGCGCGATCCTGAGGAAAGGTTGGTTTCTGTGGACGTACTGACATTTGAGTTGAGAGAGCACTTggggagagggagagagggCGTCGCGACACAGCTGATAGTAGAGCTCTGTATACTCATCTAGCAGATTTTCAGCAACTTGTTCTGTGCCTTTTTCGATGTCTGCCAGGTAGATCGTGCGGTTACTAAGTGCAAACAGATGTTTGGGGGCAATGCTCAGCAATTCATCATTGAGCTGCAATGCAGATCGCACGTTGCCCTGCTTGTATGTAGAGTATGTCAGGCACTCTAGTATCTCTCTTCGTCTGACGTTATCCTCGTGATGATATAGTTTTATGTTATCCTCGTGATGATATCGTTTGATGTTATCCTCTTGATGATATCGTTTGACGTTATCCTCGTGATGATATAGTTTGAGAGCTTCAGACATCCACAGCACTGTGTGATAGTGGTCGAGATTGACGCACGATATTCTACCTATCTGGAAACAGTCGTCAGCTGTTAGGTGAGTGGTGTACTGGACACCATTGAGCTGCCCCCGGGCCAGGGAGGCGGTGTCCAGCTGATAGGTGTCCTGGAGTCGCAACAGACCCGACACCGCCCCCACCAAATCCTCCTCCGACGGTAACATCAACCGCCCCCTTCTCTCCAACCATTCCTTTTCACCGAAATCGTCCATCAACGATTCCACGTGTTTCCAGTCGATGGTGAGCCGTTTGATGAGCCGATATGCGTTGATTGGATTGTGAAGGTAGGCGCTCACATCTGCAATCGCCTCACTGTGTTCTCTGCTGTATTCAGCTGCAAGTCTTCTGAGTTGTGACAGCCGACGCTCTGTTGCACCAATGTAATTGTCCAGTTCACTGAGGAGTACAGCCTCTGTTTCAACTAATGCTTCCAGATCGATCAGAGCTGTATACAGATCACCATTCACGATTCCCGTTGCACTGAGCAGTAACACACACATTCCAAAACGCAACTCCATTGCAACAACGATAAAATATCTAAGCACTTGAACAAAATCTTAGAACGTCTCCAAATCAATGAAATTTCTCTAGGCGTTTGCGAAATAATATATCACACATATGTGGTACTTTATGTCACTTACATACTTGTGCTTTCTGTCAATCAGCTTGTCAGGCTTAATTCATTTGGCTTTGTGTTCTAGTTATGATTGATTGTAAATTTGAACAGTTGGGTAGCTGTCATTTCATGAATCAGCTCAGTTAATATTTGTGGTGGTGGGGAGGAACACATGCAGTAATTGCAAGATGATTAGGATTAGATTAGAATATCGGgtgaccgagctttgctctggagtgtaaaagcatagacaatttgtaacgaaagattgaatatacagtttatttttatttatacattttctcagtcgtacaattatttttacagttatatgaggaggcacaacaggcttatgcccaaaactgtcccttttcaaatttatactacattccaaatcaaaatcaaggttaagctactatcactcatcaaaataacaatttattctagtccagtcaaatggtcgtttttcaggaaacagccccgaaagaatttttctcgacggttctatatgtattttggggcgctggattcgaatctgaaatttgctgacacgccagagggcggcttcacccccaaaacccccaaaaaccCACAAAATTTCgggcttttttcaattttcccattttatctcgtgaaccttgagtttctcaagaaaaatcattctcgacaAAATTAGAGAGAATAAGATTTCCaaaaaattgagtggtcgcgcaggattctaccatttttggttccggagctacgaattttcaaaataatggtatttttcaaggggttttcaaaattatgcaaacctaccacttctactctatacaacatggatatttttctagtataattaaaaaaccacacatcacgtgaaagaacaattcattatgaacaggattccttaggaattttcgaatttagtagtggggggaggggggatatacccaaaaatagaaaatcatgtcctacagccaaaataaaattttttca
Above is a window of Nilaparvata lugens isolate BPH chromosome 4, ASM1435652v1, whole genome shotgun sequence DNA encoding:
- the LOC120350989 gene encoding prolyl 4-hydroxylase subunit alpha-2-like produces the protein MELRFGMCVLLLSATGIVNGDLYTALIDLEALVETEAVLLSELDNYIGATERRLSQLRRLAAEYSREHSEAIADVSAYLHNPINAYRLIKRLTIDWKHVESLMDDFGEKEWLERRGRLMLPSEEDLVGAVSGLLRLQDTYQLDTASLARGQLNGVQYTTHLTADDCFQIGRISCVNLDHYHTVLWMSEALKLYHHEDNVKRYHQEDNIKRYHHEDNIKLYHHEDNVRRREILECLTYSTYKQGNVRSALQLNDELLSIAPKHLFALSNRTIYLADIEKGTEQVAENLLDEYTELYYQLCRDALSPSPQVLSQLKCQYVHRNQPFLRIAPLKEEEAYLDPRIVLYRDVIYDGEIDVIKKLALPRLQRATVRASKRAVVIPVSHRISKSAVLLFAEHPSIERLNRRIEMMTSLTMAYSPLLHVVNYGIGGYYKPHWDFAQGPHRNIVIYGDNIRDGNRVATVLSYMSDVAQGGATVFPYLNVTVQPKKGTALVWYNMHLSGEGDLATMHAACPVLVGCKWVTNKWVNERGQEFRRPCALHRQTRYSTNWYS